The Fusobacterium pseudoperiodonticum DNA window TTATTTCATTGCCACCAACTTTTTCATTTACCCAATCACCAATTGCTGTTTGAACAGTTTCTAACCTTCCAACAACATTAGTTCCACATATAGTATCTATTATTGAACCTAAAAACTTAACTTTATCTATTAAAAAGTTTATAAAATTTGCAAATAGATGAGCTACAGCACGAATAGGATGTTTAAAAACATTGGCAAAAAATTCAGCTATACTAACTCCTAAATTATAAATAGATACAAAAGTTTGTGCTAATCTATTCCAAGTAGCAGCAATTATATTATAGATTAGTCCACCCATCCAATAGAACACTCCAACAATAATACCTGTTGCGGATACTGCTTTACCTGTAATTTTGTTAAATACTGCCACAACACCATATATAGCTGCAATAACTAAAGCAATTCCAGCTATAATCCAAGTAATTGGACAGGTCAAAATAGCTAGATTAAGTCCTGTTTGTGCAGCAGTAGCTTGTGCTAAAGCTACACTAACTGCCCCTAACATTGTTTGTTTTGCAAGAAGTGCTAAATTATAAATAGTAGTAATTCCTGATGCAATGGCTGTTTTTACTGCTATAAATCCCATAACTAATTTATATGCTGTTAGTAATCCTAATACTGTAACTAAAATCGGTTGAATAGGTCCCCATATTTCATAGAGGACAGTCCCCACCATAGATATACCTTTTATAAGCCAATTTATCATAACAAAAGCTTTATTTATAAAAGATGAAACTCCATCTATAAAACCTTGAAACCTTTCACTATTAAAAATACCGCTCATAGTACTACTAATACTCATAAATGAATTAACAGCATTACTTTTTATTTGAGTAACAACATCTCCAAATGTCATTGGAATTGAATTAAATTTAGTGTTAATTTCATCTGACATTGCGAATACTGCATTTTTTATTACATCAGATGTAATCAATCCCTCTTTACTCATATCTTTTAATTCTCCTATAGACTTTCCTGTATATTTACTAATAGCTTGTGCCAATAATGGAGCGTTTTCCATGATACTTCTAAATTCATCTCCTTGTAATTTTCCAGAAGCCATAGCTTGAGTTAATTGATACATTCCTGATGTTTGCTCGGAAGTTGTTGCCCCTCCAACCTTAAAAGATTTAGCCATTAATTCAGAGAATTTTACAGTCTCCATATTGCTATTAAATGCTTGAGGTGCTAATAACCCTAACTTAGAAACCACACTTGCTGTATCTAAGAAACCTGCTCTTGAATTTTTAGCAGATTGAAATATAGCTTGTTGTAGTTGATCTGTTGTTTGTTTTCCATCATTTATCATATTTAATCTTGCTGTTGTTTGAGAAATATTATCTGAAACATCCAATCCTATTTTTACAGATTGGATTCCAGCATAAAGCCCTAAAAAACTTTTTATCTTTGAAAATAATGAGTCTGCTTTATTTACTCCTTGATTTAGAGATTTATTAAAATTATTCTGCTCAGCTGTATTATTTTGAATCCCTAATTGAATATTTCTTTCTATTTCACTTAATTGTGCTCCAGCTTGTACTATCATAGTTTGAGCATTAGCTAATCTACTGGTATCAATACTAACATTTGTATTGTTAACATTTTGTAAAGCTGTAATAGTTGTATTTATAGCACCAACGATATCATGCAAAGGAGTGGACATTGCATCCATAAGCATTATAGAACCTTGTATCGTTGACATTAATCCACCTCCATTATTTCTTACTAGCTTCTTTTTCAGCTTGAATTCTTATCTGAATACTTGCCATTATAAATGCTTGTTCTTCCTTTTGAAGTTCTAAAAACTTACTAGGCAATATATGGAACTTGTGGAGGCAATAGTAAAGGATATTAGCCTCACTATCGCCCCCATTTATTAGTTTTTTGCTTCTTCAGTTAAATCTTCAAGTGTTTTAAATCCATTGATTTTTTGAACTTCTGAAAATAAGTCTTGAAACTCTCCTGGAAGTAACATAGCTGTCAATAAATCAGGCTTGTTTTTTACTCCATAGCTGTCTTGTAATTCTTGATTTTGTAAATCTGGAAAGACAACACAAGCAGCGATTAGCATAGAAGAATACTTATTAGAATCTAATTGAGGAAATAATTGTCCTTTTTTTCCTTTTAATTCTTTAATTTCAGTATTAGCTTCTCTTAATATTTGGTCTTCCTGTGCTGTCAAAGGTCTTATTTCCCATTCAACAACTTTCCCATCTTCATCTTTAAATCTTTCAGAAACTGCTACTTTTTTATTTTCTTTTTGTACTGCATTTTGTTTTAAGAATACTTCCATATTTGTCATATTTACTCACTCCTTATATCATCCCATCTAAAATATTAAATGGATTCTTAATTATAAAATTCTCAAAAGTAAACTTTATTTCTTCATCTAAATATTCTGCACCAGCATCAAATTTAGATAAGATTCCACCATCAGTATTGCAACCTTGGTAAAGAATAGTTTGTCTACCCGCTTTTGAAGTAGGATCTTCATTAGAAACTTCTATTTCAAAGAAAATATCCTCTCCAGTATTTTGATACTTTTCCAATAATTCTCTAAAAATTGGAGCATTATAGTGAACTGTCATAGTTCCACTACCTTTACCACCAACAGATTTATTTCCTTTACTTACTTTACCTAAAATAGGCACTTCAGTTTTTGTTTTTTCATAACTTGCTTCAAATTTAATTGCTGTCATTAAATTGTATCTTTTACCTTCTAATGTAACATAGCATTCTCCTAAGCTACCAGATACAGCATCTTTAGCATTCATTGTTATCATATCTGCCATTCTCTATCTACCTCCTATTGAACAATAACTGTCATATAAAGAATTTCCATACAATTTACAGGATTAACTGGATCCGTAACAACTACTGATTTTTTAGTTAAACCTTTCTCAACTTTAACTTTTTTAGGATCAAAATCTTCAAGTGCTTCTATTCTTTCAAGTTCTTGATGATGTGCAACTATATCTTTCCATAATCCTTCTCTTCCAGGATTATTATTTCTGCTTTTTCCAGAATGTTTTCTATTGAACATTAAAGCGATATCATTTCCTATTTGATCTAAAATTCTTATAGTTTGATTTGATTGGAAATCATCATTTTTATAAATAGTTATTGATGTATAACTATTTATATCAGTCAACACATATGGTTCTCCAACATTGTTATGAAATAATAATTGTCCTGCTTTTATTCCATTTATTAACTCAGATTGAGTAAACTTAGTATCAACTATAAAATCTCCATCATATTTTGTATTTGTTAAAGTTGCATTGACTTCACAACTTGCCTCAGCACCTGTTAACCAATAAACTAATGATTGTTCTGGAGCACCTTCATCTTTAACTTTATTTTGTAGATTTATTACTCCCTCATAATCAGCAGGATATCTATATACAACACATTGAAGTTTTACACCTACTTCATCTCTCATTCTCTTAGTCCATTGAACATATAATTTCTTTATAACTTCATCTTTAGAAGTACATCCAATAGTATTGAAAGAATAAGATTCAGCTA harbors:
- a CDS encoding tape measure protein; protein product: MSTIQGSIMLMDAMSTPLHDIVGAINTTITALQNVNNTNVSIDTSRLANAQTMIVQAGAQLSEIERNIQLGIQNNTAEQNNFNKSLNQGVNKADSLFSKIKSFLGLYAGIQSVKIGLDVSDNISQTTARLNMINDGKQTTDQLQQAIFQSAKNSRAGFLDTASVVSKLGLLAPQAFNSNMETVKFSELMAKSFKVGGATTSEQTSGMYQLTQAMASGKLQGDEFRSIMENAPLLAQAISKYTGKSIGELKDMSKEGLITSDVIKNAVFAMSDEINTKFNSIPMTFGDVVTQIKSNAVNSFMSISSTMSGIFNSERFQGFIDGVSSFINKAFVMINWLIKGISMVGTVLYEIWGPIQPILVTVLGLLTAYKLVMGFIAVKTAIASGITTIYNLALLAKQTMLGAVSVALAQATAAQTGLNLAILTCPITWIIAGIALVIAAIYGVVAVFNKITGKAVSATGIIVGVFYWMGGLIYNIIAATWNRLAQTFVSIYNLGVSIAEFFANVFKHPIRAVAHLFANFINFLIDKVKFLGSIIDTICGTNVVGRLETVQTAIGDWVNEKVGGNEITLKRMDATQVMMDRVGLKDMYNKGYEKGANFSLFGKNAETGIDTNTEFGNSTNPEVAKSNDLLKNIDKNTKKAGDMLDLSHDEISYLRDLAEREAINRFTTAEVKVDVGGITQHVSSALDLDDVVDYMTNRMEESIAIAAEGSYE
- a CDS encoding phage tail assembly chaperone — encoded protein: MTNMEVFLKQNAVQKENKKVAVSERFKDEDGKVVEWEIRPLTAQEDQILREANTEIKELKGKKGQLFPQLDSNKYSSMLIAACVVFPDLQNQELQDSYGVKNKPDLLTAMLLPGEFQDLFSEVQKINGFKTLEDLTEEAKN
- a CDS encoding phage tail tube protein; translation: MADMITMNAKDAVSGSLGECYVTLEGKRYNLMTAIKFEASYEKTKTEVPILGKVSKGNKSVGGKGSGTMTVHYNAPIFRELLEKYQNTGEDIFFEIEVSNEDPTSKAGRQTILYQGCNTDGGILSKFDAGAEYLDEEIKFTFENFIIKNPFNILDGMI
- a CDS encoding phage tail sheath family protein, whose translation is MNGGGTFLTQNKVLPGAYINFVSASRATVNISDRGFAAIATELDWGVDGDIFKVENSDFQKDTMKLFGYDYTDEKMKPLRDLFMKAKTVYLYRLNGNGVKASNDYATAKYSGTRGNDITIIVKTNIDESNKKDVITMLGTKKVDAQTVANASELIDNDYVVFKKAAQLTDTAGTKLANGANLTTVTGAEHQKFLDLAESYSFNTIGCTSKDEVIKKLYVQWTKRMRDEVGVKLQCVVYRYPADYEGVINLQNKVKDEGAPEQSLVYWLTGAEASCEVNATLTNTKYDGDFIVDTKFTQSELINGIKAGQLLFHNNVGEPYVLTDINSYTSITIYKNDDFQSNQTIRILDQIGNDIALMFNRKHSGKSRNNNPGREGLWKDIVAHHQELERIEALEDFDPKKVKVEKGLTKKSVVVTDPVNPVNCMEILYMTVIVQ